One region of Hymenobacter sediminicola genomic DNA includes:
- the bioD gene encoding dethiobiotin synthase, which translates to MERLFITGIGTDVGKTFVSAILTEALQADYWKPVQAGLTPTTDAATVRELVQNPVSCFWPERHRLQLPASPHAAAAAEGLTLRPEDFQLPHTDNHLLVEGAGGLLVPLAPGFLIADLAQQFALDVVVVSRNYLGSINHTLLTMEALQARGLRVRGLVFNGEPTPATEDFIQQHTGVPLMPRILPESEVTPAVVSRYAAEFRTWFGL; encoded by the coding sequence TTGGAACGACTCTTCATCACCGGCATTGGCACCGACGTCGGCAAAACCTTCGTCTCGGCCATTCTCACCGAAGCCCTGCAGGCCGACTACTGGAAGCCCGTGCAGGCCGGCCTTACCCCCACCACCGACGCGGCCACCGTGCGCGAACTGGTGCAGAACCCCGTCAGCTGCTTCTGGCCCGAGCGGCACCGTCTGCAGCTGCCCGCCTCGCCCCACGCCGCCGCCGCCGCCGAGGGCCTCACCCTGCGCCCTGAGGATTTCCAGCTCCCCCACACCGACAACCACCTGCTGGTAGAAGGCGCGGGCGGCCTGCTGGTGCCCCTGGCCCCCGGCTTCCTCATTGCCGACCTGGCCCAACAATTCGCCCTTGATGTGGTGGTGGTGTCGCGCAACTACCTGGGCAGCATCAACCATACGCTGCTCACGATGGAAGCCCTGCAGGCCCGCGGCCTGCGCGTGCGGGGCCTCGTGTTCAACGGGGAGCCCACGCCTGCTACCGAGGACTTCATTCAGCAGCACACCGGCGTCCCCCTCATGCCCCGCATACTCCCCGAGTCCGAGGTGACGCCTGCCGTGGTCAGCCGCTACGCCGCCGAGTTCCGCACGTGGTTCGGGCTGTAG
- the bioA gene encoding adenosylmethionine--8-amino-7-oxononanoate transaminase translates to MLQSTSLAQRDHAVLWHPYTQMQTAPLPIPIVRGEGSWLIAEDGTRYLDAISSWWVNLHGHSHPAIAARVSEQLRTLEHVLFAGFTHPAAVELAEQLLALLPTNQARVFYSDNGSTAVEVALKMVLQYFHNQGQPARRTFLCFQNSYHGDTFGAMAVSARGAFTEPFWPLLFDVEFLDVPVPGREAETLTQLDALLLRPDVAGFIFEPLVLGTAGMVMYEPEVLSEMLRRCHQAGVLCISDEVMTGFGRTGPLFASELLTEQPDIMCFSKGLTGGTLAMGLTTCAAPIYEAFLSHDKMRALFHGHSYTANPVACAAALASLELTRAEECTRQRQRIEATHAAFRQEIEGQPGVRAVRHRGTILAVEYDPGEGTSYFSRLRDAFYQLALDHHVVLRPLGNVVYLLPPYCTTNEELALLYTVLRRMRELVLDFIPAPNLPEILHD, encoded by the coding sequence ATGCTCCAATCTACCTCCCTTGCCCAGCGCGACCATGCCGTTTTGTGGCACCCCTATACCCAAATGCAAACCGCCCCGCTGCCCATCCCCATTGTGCGGGGCGAAGGCAGCTGGCTGATAGCCGAAGACGGCACCCGCTACCTCGACGCCATTTCCTCGTGGTGGGTGAACCTGCACGGCCATAGCCACCCCGCTATTGCCGCCCGCGTAAGCGAGCAGCTGCGCACCCTGGAGCACGTGCTGTTTGCCGGCTTCACCCACCCCGCCGCCGTGGAGTTGGCCGAGCAGCTGCTGGCGCTGCTGCCCACCAACCAGGCCCGCGTGTTCTATTCCGACAACGGCTCGACGGCCGTGGAAGTGGCCCTGAAAATGGTGCTGCAGTATTTCCACAACCAGGGCCAGCCCGCGCGTCGCACCTTCCTCTGCTTCCAGAACTCCTACCACGGCGACACCTTCGGGGCCATGGCCGTAAGTGCCCGCGGGGCCTTCACCGAGCCGTTCTGGCCCCTGCTGTTCGACGTAGAATTCCTCGATGTGCCGGTGCCGGGCCGCGAGGCCGAGACGCTAACCCAGCTCGACGCCCTGTTGCTCCGCCCCGACGTGGCCGGCTTCATCTTCGAGCCGCTGGTGCTGGGCACGGCCGGCATGGTGATGTACGAGCCCGAGGTGCTGAGTGAGATGCTGCGCCGCTGCCACCAGGCCGGCGTGCTCTGCATCTCGGATGAGGTGATGACCGGTTTCGGCCGCACCGGGCCGCTGTTTGCCTCCGAGCTGCTCACGGAGCAGCCCGACATCATGTGCTTCTCCAAGGGCCTCACCGGCGGCACCCTGGCCATGGGCCTCACCACCTGCGCCGCGCCCATCTACGAGGCCTTTCTCAGCCACGACAAGATGCGGGCCCTCTTCCACGGCCACTCCTACACGGCCAACCCGGTAGCCTGCGCCGCCGCCCTGGCCAGTCTGGAACTCACCCGGGCCGAGGAATGCACCCGGCAGCGCCAGCGTATCGAGGCCACTCACGCCGCCTTCCGGCAGGAAATCGAAGGTCAGCCGGGCGTGCGGGCCGTGCGACACCGAGGCACCATTTTGGCCGTGGAGTACGACCCTGGCGAGGGCACCAGCTACTTCAGCCGCCTCCGCGACGCCTTCTACCAGCTCGCCCTCGACCACCACGTGGTTCTGCGCCCCCTTGGTAACGTGGTGTATCTGCTGCCGCCCTACTGCACCACCAACGAGGAGTTGGCCCTGCTCTACACCGTGCTGCGCCGCATGCGCGAACTTGTGCTCGACTTCATTCCCGCTCCCAACCTGCCCGAAATACTGCATGACTAA
- a CDS encoding beta-ketoacyl synthase N-terminal-like domain-containing protein: MTNLVNATGPVVVIRGRGRVSALGLAAGPAIVEASSFTTHATGVPVAALPAVAEATVAALRHSQPAFRQLDRTVLLALLAARQATTAAGWLSEANSQQPTLAVSIGSSRGATGRLEEFHVGFLADGSVPTAASPLTTLGNVASWVAFDAGSPGGAALSHSSTCSSAFQALGNALAWLKAGMADRFLAGGTEAPLTNFTLAQMRAIGIYSPLAAAEWPCRPGAGRPSTFVLGEGAAVFALEQLSAAQAAAETNPLLVLAGVGFGFEAIGSKTGLSADGRHFQQAMRLALTQAALTPADIDAVVLHSPGTPAGDAAERAALQAIFGEELPLLLSNKWLLGHTLGASAALSLDFACHVIETQQWPSAPFPTDLATTATKPIRRILVNAAGFGGNAASVLLARL, from the coding sequence ATGACTAACCTCGTTAACGCCACCGGTCCGGTGGTGGTCATCCGGGGCCGAGGCCGGGTATCGGCCTTGGGCTTGGCCGCGGGGCCAGCTATTGTAGAAGCGTCGTCATTCACTACCCACGCCACCGGCGTACCTGTAGCTGCCTTGCCAGCCGTGGCGGAAGCCACCGTAGCTGCCCTGCGCCATAGCCAGCCAGCCTTCCGCCAGCTTGACCGCACCGTGCTGCTGGCACTATTGGCCGCTCGCCAGGCAACCACCGCCGCTGGCTGGCTCTCGGAGGCTAACAGCCAGCAACCAACCCTCGCCGTAAGCATCGGGAGCAGCCGGGGGGCCACAGGACGACTAGAGGAATTTCATGTCGGGTTTCTGGCCGACGGCAGCGTACCCACCGCTGCCTCGCCGCTCACCACGCTGGGCAATGTGGCCAGTTGGGTAGCTTTTGATGCGGGTAGCCCGGGCGGCGCGGCGCTGAGCCACTCCAGCACCTGCAGCAGCGCGTTTCAGGCCCTAGGCAATGCTTTGGCGTGGCTGAAAGCGGGCATGGCCGACCGGTTTCTGGCCGGTGGCACCGAGGCACCGCTCACCAACTTCACCCTGGCCCAGATGCGCGCCATCGGCATTTACTCGCCCTTAGCCGCCGCCGAATGGCCCTGCCGGCCCGGCGCGGGCCGGCCTTCCACGTTTGTGCTGGGCGAAGGCGCGGCCGTGTTTGCCCTGGAGCAGCTTTCCGCCGCCCAGGCTGCCGCCGAAACCAACCCGTTGCTGGTGCTGGCTGGCGTGGGGTTTGGCTTCGAGGCCATCGGCAGCAAAACCGGTCTTTCTGCCGATGGCCGGCATTTTCAGCAGGCCATGCGCCTGGCTCTTACCCAAGCTGCCCTCACTCCTGCTGATATCGACGCCGTGGTGCTGCATAGCCCCGGCACACCCGCCGGCGACGCGGCCGAACGAGCAGCACTGCAGGCAATTTTCGGGGAGGAGCTGCCACTGCTGCTATCCAATAAGTGGCTGCTTGGCCACACGCTGGGCGCATCGGCCGCGCTGAGTCTGGATTTCGCCTGCCACGTCATCGAAACCCAGCAGTGGCCAAGCGCGCCGTTTCCCACTGATTTAGCTACCACTGCCACCAAACCTATTCGGCGGATTCTGGTGAATGCTGCGGGCTTTGGGGGGAATGCAGCCAGTGTTTTATTGGCGCGTCTGTAG
- a CDS encoding M28 family metallopeptidase: MRRFSPLLLAFGLTAPALAQTKPTTTPNPLITRMVVEVSEKNLRDDIDKLVSFGTRHTLSDTKSKKRGIGAARNWVESEFRKYSKASGGRLKVEQDTFTIKPDGRRINRPVLMANVMATLPGTDPTDKRVFIVSGHIDSRVTDVMNATADAPGANDDGSGTVAVMELARVMSKQQFPATIIFVAVQGEEQGLYGSTHLARRAKAEGWNLVAMLNNDIMGNSSGHDPAIKDDKRLRVFSEGVPATETADEAKVRRTLSSENDSPSRNLARYTRTACQQYVSGHEVVLEYRPDRFLRGGDHTPFNQQGFTAVRFSEMNEDFRHQHQDLRTENGEEYGDHAKFMDFAYLRKNTGVNLATLASLALAPAAPENVGVLTAKLTNRTELQWQAPKTGEKPAGYYVLMRETSAPEWQQKFFVTDTKADLPHSKDNYIFGVVSVDAEGHESLPVLPKPVR; encoded by the coding sequence ATGCGTCGTTTTTCCCCTTTGCTGCTGGCTTTTGGCCTTACTGCCCCGGCGCTGGCTCAAACCAAGCCCACTACCACGCCCAATCCGCTCATCACCCGCATGGTAGTGGAAGTGTCCGAAAAAAATCTACGTGACGACATTGACAAGCTCGTAAGCTTCGGCACACGGCACACATTGAGCGATACTAAAAGCAAAAAGCGCGGCATTGGGGCGGCCCGCAACTGGGTGGAAAGTGAGTTCCGTAAGTACAGTAAGGCCAGCGGCGGCCGGCTCAAAGTCGAGCAAGACACGTTCACCATCAAGCCCGACGGCCGCCGCATCAACCGGCCGGTACTCATGGCAAACGTCATGGCTACGCTGCCCGGCACCGACCCCACCGACAAGCGTGTGTTCATCGTAAGCGGCCACATCGACTCGCGGGTGACGGATGTGATGAACGCCACCGCCGACGCACCCGGCGCCAACGACGACGGCTCGGGCACAGTGGCCGTGATGGAGCTGGCCCGCGTGATGAGTAAGCAGCAATTTCCAGCAACCATCATTTTCGTGGCGGTACAGGGCGAAGAACAGGGGCTGTATGGCTCCACGCACTTGGCCAGGCGCGCCAAAGCCGAGGGCTGGAACTTGGTGGCCATGCTCAACAACGACATCATGGGCAACTCCTCGGGCCACGACCCTGCAATAAAGGACGATAAGCGCCTGCGCGTGTTCAGTGAAGGCGTGCCCGCCACCGAAACCGCCGACGAAGCCAAAGTACGCCGCACATTGAGCAGTGAAAACGACTCGCCGAGCCGCAACCTGGCCCGCTATACACGCACAGCCTGCCAGCAGTATGTGTCCGGCCACGAGGTAGTGCTGGAGTATCGTCCCGACCGGTTCCTGCGCGGCGGCGACCATACGCCCTTCAACCAGCAGGGCTTTACGGCGGTCCGCTTCTCAGAGATGAACGAGGACTTCCGCCACCAGCACCAAGACCTGCGCACCGAGAATGGCGAAGAATATGGTGACCACGCCAAGTTCATGGACTTCGCTTACCTGCGCAAGAACACCGGCGTCAATCTGGCTACTCTGGCTTCGCTGGCCTTGGCTCCCGCTGCCCCCGAAAACGTGGGCGTACTCACGGCTAAGCTGACCAACCGCACCGAACTGCAATGGCAGGCGCCCAAAACCGGCGAAAAGCCAGCCGGCTACTACGTGCTGATGCGCGAAACCAGTGCCCCCGAGTGGCAGCAGAAGTTCTTCGTAACGGACACCAAAGCCGACCTCCCTCACAGCAAGGACAACTACATTTTCGGGGTAGTATCTGTCGATGCTGAAGGGCACGAAAGCCTGCCTGTGCTGCCGAAACCGGTGCGGTAA
- the lysA gene encoding diaminopimelate decarboxylase, with protein sequence MSFSISPELLAQSTPFYHYDLALLDRTLAALQQAAKPRGFQAHYALKANVNLPVLARIKAAGLGADCVSGGEVQRALDAGFAPDHIVFAGVGKSDAEINRALAADIWCFNAESGEELQVLNALAGAQGRTARVALRVNPNVDAHTHPHITTGLEANKFGISLADLPAVVAQLSSLPSVELVGLHAHIGSQITDLTVFADLSHKLNELQTWLADQGYTLPHLNVGGGLGIDYHHPDENLIPDFEGYFSMFEKHLVRRPGQQVHVELGRAVVAQCGTLLSRVLYMKQSQQTQFAILDAGMTELMRPALYGSYHHIQNLSNPDGDRYIYDVVGPICESSDSFGKELALPRTQRGDLVAIRSAGAYGEVMSSGYNLREKAAAVYVG encoded by the coding sequence ATGTCCTTTTCCATTTCGCCGGAGCTTCTGGCTCAGTCCACTCCCTTTTACCACTACGATCTGGCCCTGCTGGACCGCACTTTGGCGGCGCTGCAACAGGCTGCAAAACCGCGCGGTTTCCAGGCTCATTACGCCCTGAAAGCCAACGTCAATCTGCCGGTGCTGGCGCGCATCAAAGCGGCTGGCCTGGGGGCCGACTGCGTAAGTGGCGGCGAAGTGCAGCGCGCCCTTGACGCGGGTTTCGCGCCGGACCACATTGTATTTGCCGGCGTGGGTAAGTCCGATGCGGAAATCAATCGGGCGCTTGCTGCCGACATCTGGTGCTTCAATGCCGAATCGGGGGAAGAGTTGCAGGTACTCAATGCGCTGGCCGGCGCGCAGGGCCGCACGGCGCGGGTAGCGTTGCGCGTCAACCCAAACGTAGATGCCCATACGCACCCACACATCACGACGGGTCTGGAAGCCAACAAGTTTGGCATTAGTCTGGCTGATTTGCCGGCAGTAGTAGCGCAACTATCCTCGCTGCCGAGTGTGGAGCTGGTGGGCCTGCACGCGCACATCGGTTCCCAGATTACGGACCTGACCGTTTTTGCTGATCTGAGCCACAAGCTAAATGAGCTGCAAACCTGGCTGGCTGACCAGGGCTACACGTTGCCGCACCTCAACGTAGGCGGCGGCCTCGGCATCGACTACCATCATCCTGATGAGAACCTAATTCCGGACTTCGAAGGCTACTTCTCAATGTTTGAGAAGCATTTGGTGCGCCGCCCGGGCCAGCAGGTGCATGTGGAGCTGGGCCGGGCTGTGGTAGCGCAATGCGGCACGCTTCTGAGCCGGGTGCTCTACATGAAGCAAAGCCAGCAGACCCAGTTTGCTATTCTTGATGCGGGCATGACCGAGCTAATGCGCCCGGCCCTCTACGGCAGCTACCATCACATCCAGAACCTCTCAAATCCTGACGGCGACCGGTACATCTACGACGTAGTAGGCCCCATCTGCGAGTCGTCGGATAGCTTCGGGAAGGAACTGGCATTGCCAAGGACTCAGCGTGGCGACTTGGTGGCAATTCGCTCGGCTGGAGCGTACGGCGAGGTAATGTCATCGGGCTACAACCTGCGCGAGAAGGCCGCCGCCGTCTATGTAGGCTAA
- a CDS encoding acyl-CoA thioester hydrolase/BAAT C-terminal domain-containing protein → MRQLLLPVTFFLFLLLTAASVLSAPIDLKTPGVQSLLYVGAGRQQPLLVGLGGSEGGNAWASSRWQSTREQLVADGYAFLALGYFKADGTPPLLDRISLDTVYAAIKAATRHPQVNGRKIALIGGSRGADLALLLASRYPDIRCVVSIVGSHVAFPGHTSHFTTSAWSYKGLQLPFVPVNEAAVPFLLQGNLRAAFAAMLTDTAAVRQALIPVEKIRGAVLLVSATQDEVCPSTLMAEHMLDQLQRRTSRYPQQHLAIEGGHAAPLQHFPDIIRFLHTNFPAR, encoded by the coding sequence ATGCGCCAGCTTCTGCTTCCAGTCACGTTTTTTCTATTCCTGCTGCTCACAGCTGCTTCCGTTCTTTCAGCTCCCATTGACCTGAAAACACCCGGCGTGCAGAGCCTGCTATACGTGGGCGCCGGTCGGCAGCAGCCGCTGCTGGTAGGCTTGGGCGGCTCAGAAGGCGGTAATGCCTGGGCCAGCTCCCGTTGGCAGTCCACCCGTGAGCAACTGGTGGCCGATGGCTACGCTTTTTTGGCCCTGGGGTATTTCAAAGCCGACGGTACCCCGCCCCTGCTCGACCGTATTTCGCTCGACACGGTGTACGCGGCTATTAAGGCGGCCACCCGGCACCCACAAGTCAACGGCCGCAAAATCGCGCTGATTGGTGGTTCGCGCGGCGCCGACTTGGCGTTGCTGCTGGCCAGTCGCTACCCCGATATCCGCTGCGTGGTGAGCATTGTGGGCAGCCATGTTGCATTTCCGGGCCACACCAGCCACTTCACCACTTCGGCTTGGTCGTATAAGGGCCTGCAGCTGCCATTTGTGCCCGTGAATGAAGCCGCCGTGCCCTTTCTGTTGCAGGGTAATCTGCGGGCTGCGTTTGCGGCCATGCTCACCGACACAGCCGCGGTGCGACAGGCGCTGATTCCCGTGGAAAAAATTCGGGGCGCGGTGCTGCTGGTATCGGCTACTCAGGATGAGGTATGCCCTTCCACGCTCATGGCGGAGCACATGCTGGACCAACTGCAGCGCCGCACCTCTCGCTACCCGCAGCAGCACCTAGCCATTGAAGGCGGGCACGCCGCGCCGCTACAGCACTTTCCTGACATCATTCGCTTTCTGCACACGAACTTTCCGGCTCGATAG
- a CDS encoding aspartate kinase, whose protein sequence is MKVLKFGGTSVGSAQRMREVAELIQAPQERRIVVLSAMSGTTNTLVEIGRLLYANDVVAATARIEIMRQGYHMIAHELLPEATVAAAAIKDLDGVFRTLFDLTRQPLSASGERVILAQGELLSTCLFHHYLTGVLHRDAVLLPALEFMRLDQNEEPDAAYIREHLAAQLTRHPEQQLFITQGYICRNAHGKTDNLKRGGSDYSASLIGAAADAEEIQIWTDIDGLHNNDPRVVEGTYPIRELSFDEAAELAYFGAKILHPSSILPAAKHGIPVRLLNTMQPEAPGTLISTRTGNEAIKAVAAKDGLVAIKIKSSRMLLAHGFLRSVFEVFERHRTSIDMITTSEVAVSLTIDDATHLPRILEELRSFGTVEVDENQTIICLVGNLIQETNGAARLVFNALVDVPLRMISYGGSPNNISLLVHTSDKTRALKALNAGLFQRPVTA, encoded by the coding sequence ATGAAAGTTCTCAAGTTTGGCGGCACGTCCGTCGGGTCGGCGCAACGGATGCGCGAGGTAGCAGAGCTGATTCAGGCGCCCCAGGAGCGGCGCATTGTGGTGCTATCGGCCATGAGTGGCACCACGAATACATTGGTAGAAATTGGGCGCCTGCTCTATGCCAACGACGTGGTAGCTGCCACGGCCCGTATCGAAATTATGCGCCAGGGCTACCACATGATAGCGCATGAGCTGCTGCCCGAAGCCACCGTAGCCGCGGCAGCCATCAAAGACCTCGACGGCGTATTCCGCACCCTGTTCGACCTAACGCGGCAGCCGCTTTCAGCCTCTGGCGAGCGGGTAATTCTGGCCCAAGGGGAGCTGCTGAGCACCTGTTTGTTCCACCACTACCTGACCGGCGTGCTGCACCGCGACGCCGTGCTGCTACCGGCCCTAGAATTCATGCGTCTCGACCAGAATGAGGAGCCAGATGCGGCCTATATTCGGGAGCATCTGGCGGCACAGCTGACCCGGCATCCGGAGCAGCAGTTGTTCATTACGCAGGGCTATATCTGCCGCAACGCGCACGGCAAAACTGACAACCTCAAGCGCGGCGGCTCCGACTACTCGGCCTCGCTGATTGGGGCCGCGGCCGACGCTGAGGAAATCCAGATCTGGACCGACATCGACGGGCTGCACAACAACGACCCGCGGGTGGTGGAAGGCACGTATCCTATCCGGGAACTGTCGTTTGATGAGGCCGCCGAGCTGGCGTATTTCGGAGCCAAGATTCTGCACCCCAGCTCTATTCTGCCCGCCGCCAAGCACGGTATTCCGGTACGGCTACTGAACACCATGCAGCCCGAAGCGCCCGGCACGCTTATCTCAACCCGGACCGGCAACGAAGCCATCAAAGCGGTGGCGGCGAAAGACGGGCTGGTAGCCATCAAAATCAAGTCGAGCCGGATGCTGCTGGCGCATGGCTTCCTGCGCAGCGTGTTTGAGGTGTTTGAGCGACACCGCACGTCCATCGACATGATTACGACCTCAGAAGTGGCCGTGTCGCTCACCATCGACGACGCCACCCACCTGCCCCGGATTCTGGAGGAGTTACGGAGTTTTGGCACAGTGGAAGTCGATGAAAACCAGACCATCATCTGTCTCGTCGGCAACCTGATTCAGGAAACCAACGGCGCCGCCCGTCTCGTGTTCAATGCCTTAGTCGATGTGCCGCTGCGCATGATTTCCTACGGCGGCTCGCCCAACAACATCAGCCTGCTGGTGCATACTTCCGACAAAACCCGCGCCTTGAAAGCGCTGAATGCCGGACTGTTTCAGCGGCCGGTAACAGCCTGA
- a CDS encoding SDR family oxidoreductase → MKILLTGANGYIGQRLLPLLIEAGHEVVCLVRDPRRFELPESQRPHVTVAQGDLLKPESLQELPTDIEAAYYLVHSMSGDGKDFFQLEQESARHFTAYLNRTTARQVIYLSGIANDQALSVHLRSRKGVEEVLGKAQASLTVLRASIIIGSGSASFEIIRDLVEKLPVMITPRWLNSRCQPIGIRDVMFYLTSVLGNEACYGHSFDIGGPDVLTYRDMLLQLAQVRGYRRYIITVPVLTPRLSSWWLFLVTSTSFSLAQSLVESLRNDTVADPQRSIAAVLPHECMGYTEAVQLAFQRIDQNEVVSSWSDALSSGKMPRNYMDHIQIPQHGLLTDRQTLRFRRDPQQVLQNVWSIGGDRGWYKVEWLWRIRGIMDKMVGGPGLRRGRRSPTKLRAGDPLDFWRVLVADKTARRLLLYAEMKLPGEAWLQFRILDNEDGSHTLEQLAAFRPKGLAGRLYWYSLVPFHFIIFKGMIENIVQYEAPEQVPVVA, encoded by the coding sequence ATGAAAATCCTGCTTACTGGTGCCAACGGCTACATCGGCCAACGTTTGCTGCCGCTTTTAATCGAAGCCGGCCACGAAGTAGTATGCCTCGTGCGCGACCCGCGCCGCTTTGAGCTGCCGGAGAGCCAGCGCCCGCACGTGACGGTGGCACAAGGCGACCTGCTCAAGCCGGAGTCACTACAGGAATTGCCCACCGACATTGAGGCGGCGTACTACCTGGTGCATTCCATGAGCGGCGACGGCAAGGATTTTTTCCAGCTGGAGCAGGAGTCGGCGCGCCACTTTACTGCCTACCTGAACCGCACCACGGCCCGGCAGGTGATTTATCTTTCCGGCATCGCCAACGACCAGGCCCTGAGCGTACACCTTCGTTCCCGCAAAGGCGTGGAAGAGGTGCTGGGCAAGGCACAGGCGTCCCTTACGGTATTGCGGGCCAGCATCATTATCGGCTCGGGGTCGGCGTCGTTTGAGATTATCCGGGACTTGGTGGAGAAGCTTCCCGTGATGATTACGCCACGCTGGCTGAACTCGCGCTGCCAGCCTATCGGTATCCGCGACGTTATGTTTTACCTGACCAGCGTGCTCGGCAACGAAGCCTGCTACGGGCACTCCTTCGATATTGGCGGCCCCGATGTGCTGACGTACCGCGACATGCTGCTGCAGCTGGCACAGGTCCGCGGCTACCGGCGCTACATCATCACGGTGCCCGTACTCACCCCGCGGCTGTCGTCGTGGTGGCTGTTTCTGGTAACAAGCACCTCGTTTTCGCTGGCGCAAAGTCTTGTGGAAAGCCTACGCAATGATACCGTAGCCGACCCGCAGCGCAGCATTGCGGCCGTGCTGCCGCACGAGTGCATGGGCTACACGGAAGCGGTACAACTGGCTTTTCAGCGCATTGATCAGAATGAAGTAGTAAGTAGCTGGAGCGATGCACTGAGCAGCGGCAAGATGCCCCGCAACTACATGGACCACATTCAGATACCACAGCACGGCCTGCTCACCGACCGCCAAACCCTGCGTTTCCGCCGCGACCCGCAACAGGTGCTGCAGAATGTCTGGAGCATCGGCGGCGACCGGGGTTGGTACAAAGTGGAATGGCTCTGGCGTATCCGCGGCATTATGGACAAAATGGTAGGCGGCCCGGGCCTGCGGCGTGGCCGCCGCTCCCCTACCAAGCTCCGTGCCGGCGACCCACTCGACTTCTGGCGCGTACTTGTGGCCGACAAAACTGCCCGCCGCCTGCTGCTGTATGCCGAAATGAAGCTCCCTGGCGAAGCGTGGCTGCAGTTCCGCATCCTCGACAACGAAGATGGCTCCCATACGCTAGAACAGCTGGCGGCTTTCCGCCCAAAGGGCCTGGCCGGCCGGCTCTACTGGTACTCGTTGGTACCGTTTCATTTCATCATTTTCAAGGGCATGATTGAGAATATCGTGCAGTATGAGGCACCAGAGCAAGTGCCAGTCGTAGCGTAG